The genomic window CGGCTGGTGGTGCGACGAACGCTACCTTCGGGAACCCAGGCGATTCAGCGGTCGCGTCCTCGGCTGAATCAACGATGTCGAGTTCCGCACACACGGTTGCACGGATCTGCTCGATCCAGTGCAGAAACTCAGGATCGTTATCAATATCCTCGGGCAACTCCGTGCCAGTTACACTGAGGCTGGATGCCTGGACGAAAACGACGGGAGTCGTGACATCCAAGACAGTCATCTCGACAGGCACTCCATCGACGTCAAGTGTCGTTACCGGTTCATCGAACGGGAATAACCCCTTTTCGGCTGTGCCCGCCGGGTCGTAGAACGTCGTTTCGACCTTAGCACCAGTTCCGGGGACGCCGTGGATCTGATGGTTACCTACGGTGGTTGCACGATCATCCACGATATCGAATGTTTGCTCAATCCGTGTCTCTGTGTTCTTATTATAGAGCGTGACCGTAGCTTCGCCGTTATAAGGAACATCAACCATGTTCTCATCCGCGGCAAACGGTCCGACGACAGTCGTCATGTTACCACAGTTTCCACCATAGTCAATGGTCGAATCACGAACGCTAACCTGACCGAACTCGTAATCAATATCGATATCGGCACGGTCACTTTCTTCGACAATCATCAGTTTCGATGTCGTCGATGTCCCGCCGCCGAGTCCATCGATTTGACGCTCATCGGGACTCCCGAACAGCGAGAGGAGAGCCGCGTTCGTATTATCTTCTGGTAGTTCATCGCGAGTCACGGCGACGCCCTTACTGGTTCCTCCGCGAACGAGTGCGCACTGGATAGAATTTTGATCCATCTAAACTTCTGAGGTTGTACCGAATTGTTGTTTCAGCACCGGACCAAGATATGGACCGACGACGATCACTACAGTTGCAACGACTAGCAACAGTCGAAGAGGCGTTGCGAAGAAGATATCTAAACTCCCGTTGCTGAGGGCAAGCGATCGAGCGAGGTTCTCCTCTGCGATGGGGCCGAGAATGAGCCCCAAGAGGAACGCGACGAGGGAATAGTCGTATGACTGCATGAAATACCCAATAATACCCAATGTGAGAACGACGAATACGTCGAAGTAATTCGAGTTGAGTGAGAACGCACCCAGAACGGATAGTACGATGATGATGGGGATAATTACAGAGGTATTTACCGTCGTGAGATAACCTGCCCACCGAACTACGAGGAGCCCAAGGGCGAGGATTATGAAGCTGCACGCAACGAGTGAGACAAAAATTGAGTACGTGAGATTGATTTGCGAGCTGAAGAGAGCCGGACCAGGACGGATACCGTGGAGCATGAGCGCACCGATGAGGACGGCAGTCGTAGTGCTCCCAGGGATACCAAACGTAAGTGTCGGAATCAGAGATCCGCTTACTGTAGCATTGTTCGAAGACTCGGTGGCAACAATCCCTTCTTCGGCGCCGTTTCCAAATTTTTCAGGGTTTTCGGAGGCACGTTTTGCCTCTCCGTACGCGACGAACGTCGAGACAGACCCCCCGGAACCAGGAATTGCACCGATAAGTAGCCC from Halostagnicola kamekurae includes these protein-coding regions:
- a CDS encoding PrpF domain-containing protein — encoded protein: MDQNSIQCALVRGGTSKGVAVTRDELPEDNTNAALLSLFGSPDERQIDGLGGGTSTTSKLMIVEESDRADIDIDYEFGQVSVRDSTIDYGGNCGNMTTVVGPFAADENMVDVPYNGEATVTLYNKNTETRIEQTFDIVDDRATTVGNHQIHGVPGTGAKVETTFYDPAGTAEKGLFPFDEPVTTLDVDGVPVEMTVLDVTTPVVFVQASSLSVTGTELPEDIDNDPEFLHWIEQIRATVCAELDIVDSAEDATAESPGFPKVAFVAPPADYEATAGYVSESEIDITARIMSMQYLHPVYAVTGASCTAAATLLEGTIPNRVADVPDGERVVLGHPKGKMSVKANVNKDEVESVTVSRTQRRLMEGRAFYTLETNGQ